A genomic region of Octadecabacter antarcticus 307 contains the following coding sequences:
- a CDS encoding helix-turn-helix domain-containing protein — MLDISELSRRTGFPASKLRYYEEVGLIRSIGRKGLKRLFEEEVTTRLALIAVGQTAGFSLAEIRALIGVEGQPDLDRSALGQKADMLDSQIHELAALRDGIRHIMNCSAEHHLDCPRFQRILRVAMKRKA, encoded by the coding sequence ATGTTAGATATTTCTGAACTTTCCCGACGTACCGGGTTCCCCGCGTCGAAGCTGCGGTACTACGAAGAGGTCGGACTTATCCGATCAATAGGACGTAAAGGGTTGAAACGGCTGTTTGAAGAGGAGGTAACAACGCGACTGGCGTTGATCGCAGTCGGGCAGACGGCAGGCTTTTCTCTTGCTGAGATACGCGCATTGATCGGCGTGGAGGGGCAACCTGATTTGGATCGCTCCGCCCTGGGACAGAAAGCCGATATGCTTGACTCGCAAATCCACGAGTTGGCCGCCCTAAGAGACGGAATTCGGCATATTATGAATTGTTCCGCAGAGCACCACTTGGACTGCCCTCGATTCCAACGCATTTTGCGGGTGGCAATGAAGAGAAAAGCGTAA